One genomic segment of Chitinophaga sancti includes these proteins:
- a CDS encoding alpha/beta hydrolase, whose product MHTVKEKNNVHVIGKTDAAQTIIFGHGFGSDQTVFAPLFKAFEADYKIVLFDNVGGGQADINAFSPSRYSSIQGYVTDMGDLLRELKLENVIYVGHSVNGMIGLLSAIKYPSYFNKLVLLGSSPRYLNEPETGYVGGFNMEALEQLYHAMSTNYYAWASGFAQLVVQNQDRPELAANFAKSLSSIRADIALSVAKVIFEMDHRSDLGKSSIPALIVQSSDDPAVPSEVGDYMLKHIPNSQLAIVHTKGHFPHVSAPDEVINIIKSFI is encoded by the coding sequence ATGCACACAGTAAAGGAGAAGAATAACGTTCACGTTATTGGTAAAACAGATGCCGCACAAACCATCATCTTCGGTCATGGTTTTGGTTCTGACCAGACAGTGTTTGCGCCACTGTTCAAGGCATTTGAAGCGGATTATAAGATCGTGCTCTTCGACAATGTAGGTGGGGGTCAGGCAGATATCAATGCCTTCAGCCCTTCCCGCTACAGCTCTATTCAGGGGTATGTAACTGATATGGGAGACCTGCTCCGGGAGTTAAAACTGGAAAACGTGATCTATGTAGGCCACTCTGTAAACGGTATGATTGGCCTGCTCTCCGCTATAAAATATCCATCTTACTTTAATAAACTGGTGCTGCTGGGCAGCAGCCCCCGTTACCTGAATGAGCCTGAAACCGGCTATGTAGGCGGTTTTAACATGGAAGCGCTGGAACAATTATACCACGCTATGAGTACCAATTACTACGCCTGGGCCAGTGGTTTTGCCCAGCTCGTGGTGCAAAACCAGGACAGACCAGAGCTGGCCGCAAATTTTGCCAAAAGCTTATCCTCCATTCGTGCAGATATTGCATTGTCTGTAGCAAAAGTTATCTTTGAGATGGATCACAGGAGTGACCTGGGTAAATCCAGCATACCTGCCCTGATCGTACAGAGTTCAGACGATCCGGCTGTGCCCAGTGAAGTAGGGGACTATATGTTAAAGCATATACCTAACAGCCAGCTGGCCATTGTGCATACCAAAGGGCATTTTCCCCATGTGAGTGCACCGGATGAGGTGATCAATATTATTAAGTCCTTTATATAA
- a CDS encoding DUF4397 domain-containing protein produces MIMLNHASSRLLAAFAFAGLVAFSSCSKDDDDTAIEPDATVKIVNVFPDAGSVDVYNGSSKINSSAIAYNASTAYLNVAKGDATYDFKNTVSGNAVLSLPVKFESGSYSLFATGKTSDNSTTGILTKDDLGTPASGKAKIRFVHASTNAAPENFFVSDSLLFNNVAYKSVSEFKEMAAGTYTIKLSNATSGETTISKSDVVLTAGKIYTVAAIGLVNNNVLTEQPLAISVIENN; encoded by the coding sequence ATGATTATGCTGAACCATGCCAGCAGCCGTTTGTTAGCCGCGTTTGCATTTGCAGGACTTGTAGCTTTTTCTTCCTGTAGCAAAGATGACGACGATACTGCGATTGAACCTGATGCAACTGTTAAGATTGTGAATGTTTTCCCCGATGCAGGTAGTGTAGATGTGTACAATGGATCCAGTAAGATTAATTCTTCTGCTATTGCTTACAATGCATCTACTGCTTATCTGAATGTAGCGAAAGGCGATGCTACTTATGATTTTAAGAATACCGTTAGTGGAAATGCGGTATTGTCTCTGCCTGTTAAATTTGAGAGTGGCAGTTATTCACTGTTTGCAACTGGTAAAACCAGCGATAACAGTACGACTGGTATTCTGACGAAAGATGATCTGGGTACGCCGGCATCTGGTAAGGCAAAGATCCGTTTTGTGCATGCGAGTACAAATGCTGCACCGGAGAACTTTTTTGTGAGCGACAGTTTGTTGTTTAACAATGTGGCTTATAAGTCTGTGAGTGAATTTAAAGAGATGGCAGCCGGAACTTATACTATTAAACTGTCTAACGCAACGAGTGGCGAAACAACGATTAGTAAGAGTGATGTGGTGCTGACAGCCGGAAAGATCTATACAGTAGCGGCGATTGGGTTGGTGAATAATAATGTACTGACCGAACAGCCGCTGGCGATAAGTGTGATCGAGAATAATTAA
- a CDS encoding LytTR family DNA-binding domain-containing protein, which produces MALRVAIIEDEPATARNLRHMLQDIAPEIDVLTILPGVAESVAWLNDNMQQCELLFMDVRLSDGLSFDIFSQVNVTLPVIFVTAYDDYALQAFKANGIDYILKPFDESELRQSLQKYNRLRDNSKMQQLAAQFKSYKQSFLVHNRDKLIPLSAGNIAWFYTANELVYAGTVDNKQYIIDFTMEQLQQQLDPAVFFRANRQFIVQRGAIQEVEFYFNGRLTLKVHPAPKEQILISKARVPEFKNWMNV; this is translated from the coding sequence ATGGCATTACGCGTAGCGATCATAGAAGACGAACCAGCCACTGCCCGCAATCTGCGGCACATGCTCCAGGACATTGCACCGGAAATAGACGTATTGACTATCCTGCCGGGTGTAGCTGAATCCGTGGCCTGGTTGAATGACAACATGCAGCAATGCGAACTCCTGTTTATGGATGTTCGTCTCAGCGATGGCCTGTCCTTCGACATCTTTAGCCAGGTGAACGTAACGCTCCCTGTGATCTTTGTGACCGCTTACGATGACTATGCCCTACAGGCTTTCAAGGCAAACGGTATTGATTACATCCTCAAACCATTTGATGAAAGTGAGTTAAGACAAAGCTTACAGAAATACAATCGCCTGCGCGATAATAGTAAGATGCAGCAACTGGCGGCACAATTCAAATCCTACAAACAATCCTTTCTTGTTCACAACAGGGATAAGCTCATTCCCTTGTCTGCGGGCAACATCGCCTGGTTTTACACGGCAAATGAACTGGTGTATGCCGGCACAGTTGATAATAAACAATACATCATCGACTTTACGATGGAACAGTTGCAACAACAGTTGGATCCTGCGGTATTTTTCCGTGCCAACAGGCAGTTTATTGTACAACGTGGTGCTATCCAGGAAGTTGAATTTTATTTCAATGGCAGATTGACCCTAAAGGTCCATCCAGCGCCAAAAGAACAGATCTTAATCAGTAAGGCACGGGTGCCTGAATTTAAAAATTGGATGAATGTGTGA
- a CDS encoding sensor histidine kinase yields the protein MRRQLYIYSSLFITLALNIPKLFTLRENTPISRFVPFNLSEVIFQTGFNLIFCLVIFYISDTFKINKVITHLLNLLALLFFFTIGLTLQKHLYGAGFFLPGRGLGIKLTLTLILVLIEVRVVNILRQSRFKELENDRLRNAYLKAELSLLKGQLQPHFFFNALSSLSGVVRENPVKAQYYINQLSRFFRYSLQKEDTGLVPLKEEISAINAYAALLKMRHEEGFQLNINIPEEQLQRLLPHMSLQPLVENALKHNKIPLLLEIIFKENELIVKNNLQPVHFPEPGTGIGLSNLNERYKILLQQEISIEKTATAFIVTLPLQ from the coding sequence ATGAGAAGACAACTCTACATATACAGCTCACTGTTCATTACACTGGCACTCAACATACCTAAACTCTTCACACTAAGAGAAAACACACCCATTTCCCGCTTTGTACCCTTCAACTTATCTGAAGTTATTTTCCAAACTGGTTTTAACCTTATCTTTTGTCTCGTTATTTTTTACATCAGTGATACTTTTAAGATCAACAAAGTCATCACACACTTATTAAACCTGTTAGCATTACTCTTCTTTTTCACCATCGGTCTTACCCTTCAAAAGCACCTGTACGGCGCCGGCTTTTTCCTGCCCGGTCGTGGCTTAGGCATTAAATTGACACTTACACTTATTTTAGTGTTGATAGAGGTCCGCGTAGTCAACATCCTGCGTCAATCCCGTTTCAAAGAACTGGAAAATGACCGGCTTCGCAATGCTTACCTCAAAGCCGAACTGAGTTTACTCAAAGGTCAACTCCAACCGCATTTCTTTTTCAATGCCCTTAGCAGTCTTTCCGGGGTAGTCCGTGAAAACCCTGTCAAGGCACAATATTACATCAACCAGTTATCCCGTTTTTTTCGCTATTCATTGCAAAAAGAAGATACTGGTTTAGTACCTTTAAAAGAAGAGATCAGCGCTATCAACGCCTACGCTGCGTTGCTGAAAATGCGTCATGAAGAAGGTTTTCAACTCAATATAAATATACCGGAAGAACAGCTTCAACGCCTTCTTCCTCACATGTCACTTCAGCCATTGGTAGAAAATGCCCTCAAGCATAATAAGATACCATTACTGCTGGAAATTATATTCAAAGAAAACGAGCTGATAGTAAAGAATAACCTACAACCGGTTCATTTTCCTGAACCCGGAACAGGCATAGGTTTATCGAATTTAAACGAACGATATAAGATCCTCCTTCAGCAGGAAATCAGTATCGAGAAAACAGCCACGGCATTTATCGTAACACTTCCTTTGCAATAA